In the genome of Streptomyces sp. Tu 3180, the window CCGGACCCGGGACCGTACCTGGACGTCGAGAAGCCGGCCGAGGCGAAGGTGCTGGCCGCCGGCCGCCCGACCCCGCTCTGGCACGTCTCCAAGACCCCGGACGACCGCGCCGTGTTCGCGGGCGAGGCGCTCGGGATGTGGCTGTGGGCGGTGGTGTGGCCGGAGCAGTCCGGACTGCTGATGTACGACGAACTGGTGCTCACCGACCTGCGGGACGCCGGGGCCGAGGTGGAGCTGGTCCCCTGCGGGGCGCTGTCGCCGCGCCTGCTGGAGGCGTAGGGGCGGTTCCCCAGGTGCGCGTAGGGGGCGCAGGGCGGGTTCGGGTGTGACAGAGGACGGTGAAAATCCGGTTATCCTGAAGCGTCCCCGTCCGTTCCGTCACCGCTTTGGAGTAACGCGTCGTGCGTATCGACCTGCACACCCACTCCACCGCGTCCGACGGCACGGACACGCCGGCCGACCTGGTCCGCAAGGCCGCAGCCGTCGGACTCGACGTCATCGCGCTGACCGACCACGACACCACCCGCGGGCACGCCGAGGCCCTCGCCGCGCTGCCCGAGGGGCTCACGCTGGTCACCGGTGCGGAGCTCTCCTGCCGGCTCGACGGCATCAGCATGCACATGCTGGCCTACCTCTTCGACCCCGAGGAGCCCGCACTGCTCGCCGAGCGCGAGCTGGTCCGGGACGACCGGGTGCCGCGCGCCCGGGGCATGATCGACAAGCTCAACGCGCTGGGCGTGCCCGTCACCTGGGAGCAGGTCGCGCGGATCGCCGGCGACGGGTCGGTGGGGCGCCCGCACGTCGCCACCGCCCTCGTCGAGCTGGGCGTCGTGCCGACCGTGAGTGACGCGTTCACCCAGGAGTGGCTGGCCGACGGCGGCCGGGCCTACGTGGAGAAGCACGAGACCGACCCCTTCGAGGCCCTGCGGCTGATCAAGGGCGCGGGCGGGGTCGCGGTGTTCGCGCACCCGGCCGCGAGCAAGCGGGGCCGGACCGTGCCCGAGTCCGCGATCGCCGCACTGGCCGAGGCCGGCCTCGACGGCCTCGAGGTCGACCACATGGACCACGACCCCGAGGTGCGGGCCGGGCTGCGGGGCCTCGCGCAGGAGCTGGGACTCCTGGTGACGGGGTCCAGCGACTACCACGGCAGCCGGAAGACCTGCGTCCTCGGCGAGTTCATGACGGACCCCGAGGTGTACGGCGAGATCACGCGGCGCGCGACCGGGGCGTTCCCGGTGCCGGGGACCGGCGGAGCCTGAGGCCCGTCCTCCCCGCCCACCTCTCGTTCGCCCCCCAGCGCAAGGCAGTCATGCCTTTCGTTCGTCCTTCAGCAAGGCAGTCATGTTCGACGTCGCCCTCTTCGGCTCCCTCTTCCTGACCCTCTTCGTCATCATGGATCCCCCGGGGATCACCCCGATCTTCCTCGCCCTGACCGCGGGCCGGCCCGTCAAGGCGCAGAGGCGGATGGCCTTCCAGGCCGTGTGCGTGGCCGGTGGCGTGATCACCGTCTTCGGGCTGCTCGGCCACCAGATCCTCGACTACCTGCACGTGTCGGTGCCCGCGCTGATGATCGCGGGCGGGCTGCTGCTCCTGCTGATCGCGCTCGACCTGCTCACCGGCAAGTCCGACGAGCCCCAGCAGACCAAGGACGTCAACGTCGCGCTGGTCCCGCTGGGCATGCCGCTGCTGGCCGGGCCCGGCGCGATGGTGTCGGTGATCCTCGCGGTGGAGAAGGCCGGCGGTGTCGCCGGGCAGGTCTCGGTGTGGTCGGCGATCCTCGCCATCCACGTCGTGCTGTGGCTGGCGATGCGGTACTCGCTGCTGATCATCCGGGTCATCAAGGACGGCGGCGTGGTCCTGGTGACGCGCCTCGCGGGCATGATGCTCTCCGCGATCGCCGTGCAGCAGATCATCAACGGCGTCACCCAGGTGATCCGGGGCGGCTGACCCCGCACGCGGGACGCGCGGAGCCCCCGTACCGATCGCGGTACGGGGGCTCCGGAGCAAACGGAGGCGTCGCGGACCCGGGGGGCGGCGCAGCGCGTTATGAGGCCGACGTGTCGGCGGGGCGGATCCACAGGCGCTGCCCGATGGCGGCGGCCTGTTGGACGATGCGGTTGACGGAGGCGGCGTCCACGACGGTCGTGTCCACGGGCGTGCCGTCGACGTCGTCGAGTCGCATGATCTCGAAGCGCACGGGCTTCTCCCTTCGTCTGGTCATCCTCCTGAAGGAGAACTACTCGGTGGGCGGTCCCGGGCCGGTCGGACCCGAGTTCCACGAGTGACAACGGTCTGTGCGATACAAACATTCCCTACGCTAAAGAAATTTTTCGATCGACTAAATACTGACCAGTAAGAGTTTCGAAGAGGACCGACCGGGACCGGTTGTGTTCGTAGCGTGACCGCCGGGACAATGGAGGAGATGAACGAAGACCTCGCGGACCTGAGCGCCCGCATCGATCGCACGAACGAGTTGCTCCAGCGCATGCTCGCCGAGGTGGCGAAGACGCCCTCGACCCACGCGATCTTCGTCGACGCCGGCTATCTGTACGCGGCCGCGGGGCGGCTCGTGGCCGGGACCGAGGACCGCCGGGCCTTCGACCTCGACGCCGAGGGACTCATCGACGCGCTCATCGACCGCGCCCGCACCGTCTTCGCGGACAGCCGGCTGCTGCGGGTCTACTGGTACGACGGCGCCAGGCGCCGCATCCACACCGCCGAACAGCAGTCCATCGCCGAGCTCCCCGACGTCAAGGTCCGCCTCGGCAACCTCAACGCCAACAACCAGCAGAAGGGCGTCGACTCCCTGATCCGCACCGACCTGGAGTCACTGGCCCGGCACCGCGCCATCAGCGACGCCGCCCTGCTCGGCGGCGACGAGGACCTCGTCTCGGCGGTCGAGGCGGCCCAGGGGTACGGCGCCCGGGTGCACCTGTGGGGCATCGAGGCGCCCGAGG includes:
- a CDS encoding PHP domain-containing protein, translating into MRIDLHTHSTASDGTDTPADLVRKAAAVGLDVIALTDHDTTRGHAEALAALPEGLTLVTGAELSCRLDGISMHMLAYLFDPEEPALLAERELVRDDRVPRARGMIDKLNALGVPVTWEQVARIAGDGSVGRPHVATALVELGVVPTVSDAFTQEWLADGGRAYVEKHETDPFEALRLIKGAGGVAVFAHPAASKRGRTVPESAIAALAEAGLDGLEVDHMDHDPEVRAGLRGLAQELGLLVTGSSDYHGSRKTCVLGEFMTDPEVYGEITRRATGAFPVPGTGGA
- a CDS encoding MarC family protein, which encodes MFDVALFGSLFLTLFVIMDPPGITPIFLALTAGRPVKAQRRMAFQAVCVAGGVITVFGLLGHQILDYLHVSVPALMIAGGLLLLLIALDLLTGKSDEPQQTKDVNVALVPLGMPLLAGPGAMVSVILAVEKAGGVAGQVSVWSAILAIHVVLWLAMRYSLLIIRVIKDGGVVLVTRLAGMMLSAIAVQQIINGVTQVIRGG
- a CDS encoding NYN domain-containing protein, which gives rise to MNEDLADLSARIDRTNELLQRMLAEVAKTPSTHAIFVDAGYLYAAAGRLVAGTEDRRAFDLDAEGLIDALIDRARTVFADSRLLRVYWYDGARRRIHTAEQQSIAELPDVKVRLGNLNANNQQKGVDSLIRTDLESLARHRAISDAALLGGDEDLVSAVEAAQGYGARVHLWGIEAPEGRNQAEPLLWEVDSQRTLDLDFFKPYVSRRTAPAYEPMTGRPTREDVRFVGAQIAAKWLAARGRDTLVELLPGHPYLPGSVDQELLVEAEGLLQYSLRGQADLRRALRDGFWDHLQTQY